In Plasmodium gaboni strain SY75 chromosome 14, whole genome shotgun sequence, one genomic interval encodes:
- a CDS encoding hypothetical protein (conserved Plasmodium protein, unknown function), whose translation MLLQKHFKLVPNQDNNLEELINELALSKKNIKEIREYGTKLKKYNDSTYKGYNNNIEDNETYNNLNINKDNIIYDNDNNLIYKEDNITYKKNIINNNYQLRTRNGSISNVLLNKKRRKEKIKEQTNISKKEDNDYNLENYNDKNINKNEYSKSPIHKDPSEYNLFCSSNVLNLSNFKDNALFQRIYKSIEEEKMKSKYEKIKNKKEEWKKKKLKNEHIRNERIINEKIKNEKIIYERLHNKNSNKISNKIIQVEELLKDEKKKKNEILKAKRKCSYNKTFRYFSPDVNTSEYSDNISFNKNNNNNYMKHNFINYNEDGKRKIYIYYNDMNKKENKKIKNVDNNIKPLYHIWNKKNYTIECDDIKKKKKKECNKKGKGVQYNSVMKKKDQTENFKKQIKNNNNNINENLVKSYNNKRKHKKKCKRMNDICNVKSNDENIIDYKKMFTTFKNLKHIKKKNILREEKEDICDNIISKYNNSSKEHLNITTSNESVKSLKSNSSYIFKYKHSYTPKSLLINNQINNIKENKKIKKSMNPSLKQNILCKSNDINLYVHKYQYLVLKKRKRKFMHLKSIIQQKGDRHKCIHMFKKWIHQNNVRLSNSIINDHFDNNIKDDISNKSPSKLNKNETNWIIDNDIYMNSTECSDKREDTILTSHIISSNDNNGYIPVEEILIEHANTNREEDKHIDIINNKEENISSNPIIKGKIHSSHLNNMDTNMLNKDISINILNSVENVEDINNMNKSFNLSCLKMNNENNNNSNEDNTNMLLCKNIDIEEQNNTQKDNSKSESDISYTLYSQQDEKKDGTHSNNYTSNCLNSYTDLENMNIPCSNNDKIFKDVLSFYNMYKDKVKFLLLEECNYLKSLRNMMEEGSKNISENINNNISKNEYYSNNIFEKNQNLFDELLKTLKSNKMSENSRHNNLFDMNRNSENEKNMKNNIIESNKNDVINFYKDPINFLLICNQTEKRIKDIERILNINYNDSNSSKVNIINDEYNMRKTNNIFEKKEMNCNKNENEKKLYEENNFICNNNDDFINIINPSQYNKNKIEETNFRNKNPFLSVFNFNSLILENTIRDLQKENNDYVKKKKKTNKYIKARKNKYFKSSHLYTMHIQNNVDYLYKRKRKSSIYYIINLKSVDIMYQNVDIRYIVLNNIRRKNFKYSFPIIKRNYYIKRYFNYNPKINPKGKKYIFLFKYNKLFYKISDNKKKDIDLIGMKYKYTPESIMIPKSDKDNFLNSKVSNNKLKYVHTSINHSKDLPNKEEKNMVYFPSIDNIKKEENIDITYENTKNVFLYSQEVDKNIHIHVHNNNDIHLNNNCEYMKSNILEKNHFDLLTSNILNNNLKYQEENDNNHLSKNKLNHSYNSIKSLDIKNDIKLEENNNVTKIKEMKINYNKTCNVHVQKNDMSKQNEDNKINIEKKNMLSNNKEYITNSIKYELSNNYYNNKINNENDSYHKINNIHSLNIDNTCDDYSSLHLQKDKKNNRIRLNGNKKKKEYFFNLYESNYNPFHSRDKITSMNKLNNSYDNIVNTLCSSVGGGESFHLSNNKNYMFNKNKSNNIIRTSEHINSFGQRNKDKSKIINEKNSNENINENDMIHSLNIQEKASQYDHTNILENKNFDNINKLRNKRNIAYKKKDDLFFNNDTKKNIITSMSERDYLNVTFEEAKKEDNLINNKTLQNNNFNSNSIQKCVIRNMNEDNLFLYNNNNNNNKISSDLNIDSKFLYSNNIIQNEYNLDNYNFIKKEGKYNYSNVKPIMNTLINNNINNKSKVFIKEEDILGKNKKENFKLCESNKNSSYFKNENMNSNKLLNVEPNKDYNIKALSYNINRNINGNKLNESQRYDSSFIINNEESNFIDNKNIHQNENWECNYKDELKTNFGNTLKNNNEYMSNYYINSILSHSFNIYENKSIYEDDCLQNSLSSSIMDMDKLDEVIQKIRTFKTMNERNNNYISCLYCDKYLFKLDNYHEDFFFVCSNKEEIRKEKYTCSICKHKLRVLNKYKNDNVQKYIHIKSNDTIQENSTNRIIKNMDNNIKVKTDTMNDLYMEDDYIKHYNGHDNNYINYINYSNNNNYNDDYRKYKENHSDYTINEDKINQSNMFYLNKDFQDGFSYNVDKKRSLYSRKKKFCDLKGLNNFDTKNLYSEFCNVPKESNISSSYTSYKSNITNEKNELRNSKNGNNNYANDIYNICNNKSNNDMNRTFNNIHKNYKSYSDDEINKMYNKNDDMIKIDKRFSLDMRLLKLRRKNHENNIIQKGLLHNNNNKKKNNKKNNNKKNSLYHNNSSSLIIDGMTNVNRTNMNTYEKEKSIYNINIKQINENKNIPCESNFLNRTIENTPKCYNYMNYYISEDKSNNNNNNNFEYQIEKNYMLNEDKYKGIDNEQVTNFNLENIHLKEKKNIKEMRTSNNENYPLINQKHNLFKSLLINGDKNMLNISNDENNCFKKYYSTYIN comes from the exons ATGCTCCTACAGAAACATTTTAAATTAGTTCCTAACCAAGATAATAATCTAGAAGA atTGATAAATGAATTGGCTTTATCTAAAAAGAATATCAAGGAAATAAGAGAATATGgaacaaaattaaaaaagtaCAATGATAGTACATATAAAggttataataataatatagaagATAACGAGacttataataatttaaatataaataaggataatattatatacgacaatgataataatttaatatataaggaagataatattacttataaaaaaaatatcataaataataattatcaaCTGAGAACTAGAAATGGTTCCATATCTAATGTGTTACtgaataaaaaaaggagGAAAGAAAAAATCAAAGAACAAACTAATATAAGTAAAAAGGAAGATAATGATTATAACCTTGAAAATTATAACgacaaaaatataaataaaaatgaatattcTAAGTCTCCTATTCATAAAGATCCTAGTGAATacaatttattttgttccAGTAATGTATTGAATTTGTCTAATTTTAAAGATAATGCACTTTTTCAACGAATTTATAAAAGTATTGAAGAGGAAAAAATGAAGAgtaaatatgaaaaaattaaaaataaaaaagaagagtggaaaaagaaaaaactgaaaaatgaacatataAGAAATGAACgtataataaatgaaaagataaaaaatgaaaagataatatatgaaaGGTTACACAATAAAAACTCTAACAAAATATCaaacaaaattattcaAGTTGAGGAACTAttaaaagatgaaaaaaagaaaaaaaatgagaTATTAAAAGCAAAAAGGAAATGTTCTTATAACAAAACATTTAGATATTTTTCACCAGATGTTAATACTAGTGAATATTCtgataatatttcatttaataaaaataataataataactATATGAaacataattttataaattataatgaagacggaaaaagaaagatatatatatattataatgatatgaataagaaagaaaataaaaaaataaaaaatgtagataataatataaaacctttatatcatatatggaataaaaaaaattatactATAGAGTgtgatgatataaaaaaaaaaaaaaaaaaggaatgcaataaaaaaggaaaaggtgtacaatataattctgttatgaaaaaaaaagatcagacagaaaattttaagaaacaaattaaaaataataataataatataaatgaaaatttagtaaaatcatataacaataaaagaaaacataaaaagaaatgtAAACGTATGAACGACATATGTAATGTAAAAAgtaatgatgaaaatattatagattataaaaaaatgtttactacatttaaaaatttaaaacatataaagaagaaaaatattctaAGAGAAGAGAAAGAAGATATAtgtgataatataattagcaaatataataattcaagTAAAGaacatttaaatattacTACATCAAATGAATCAGTTAAAAGTTTAAAGAGCAACAgttcttatatttttaaatataaacatagTTATACACCTAAGTCgttattaataaataatcaaattaataatataaaggaaaataaaaaaataaaaaaaagtatgAATCCTTCATTgaaacaaaatatattgtgtaaatcaaatgatataaatttgtatgttcataaatatcaatatctcgttttgaaaaaaagaaaaagaaaattcATGCACTTAAAGAGTATTATACAGCAAAAGGGGGATAGACACAAATGTATACatatgtttaaaaaatggATACATCAAAATAATGTAAGATTAAGTAATAGTATAATCAATGATCATTTTgataacaatataaaagatGATATAAGTAATAAATCTCCTAGTAAacttaataaaaatgagACAAATTGGATAATCgataatgatatatatatgaacagCACAGAATGTAGTGATAAAAGGGAAGATACAATATTAACATCTCatattatatcatcaaatgataataatggTTACATACCTGTTGAAGAAATACTTATTGAACATGCAAATACAAACAGAGAAGAGGATAAACatatagatataataaataacaaggaagaaaatataagtTCAAATCCTATTATTAAGGGGAAGATACATAGCTCTCATctaaataatatggatacaaatatgttaaataaagatatatcAATTAACATATTGAACAGTGTTGAAAATGTTGAAGACATAAACAACATGAACAAATCATTTAATCTTTCTTgtttaaaaatgaataatgaaaataataataattcaaatgaggataatacaaatatgCTTTTGTGTAAGAATATAGATATAGAAGAGCAAAATAATACACAAAAAGATAATAGTAAAAGCGAATCAGATATATCGTATACATTATATTCTCAGCAggatgaaaaaaaagatggaacacattcaaataattatacGAGTAATTGTTTAAATAGTTATACTGATCTtgaaaatatgaatattcCTTGCTctaataatgataaaatttttaagGATGTATTATCTTTctataatatgtataagGACAAAGtaaaatttcttttattagAAGAATGTAATTATTTAAAGAGCTTAAGAAATATGATGGAAGAAGGTTCGAAGAATATATcagaaaatattaacaataatatatcaaaaaatgaatattatagcaataatatttttgaaaagaaccaaaatttatttgatgaattattaaagactttaaaaagtaataaaatGTCAGAAAATAGTAGACACaataatttatttgatatGAACAGAAATTCAGAAAACGAAAAGAAcatgaaaaataatataatagaaagtaataaaaatgatgtaattaatttttataaggatccaattaattttttacTTATATGTAATCAAACTGAAAAGAGAATAAAAGATATTGAAAGAATTCtgaatataaattataatgatagtaatagtagtaaggtaaatattattaatgatgaatataatatgagaaagacaaataatatatttgaaaaaaaggaaatgaattgtaataaaaatgagaatgaaaaaaaactatatgaagaaaataattttatatgtaataataatgatgattttataaatattataaaccCATCACAgtataataagaataaaatcGAAGAAACAAATTTTAGAAACAAGAATCCTTTTTTATCtgtatttaattttaattcattaatattagAAAATACAATAAGAGACCTTCAAAAGGAGAATAATGATTATgtcaaaaaaaagaagaaaacaaataaatatattaaggctagaaaaaataaatatttcaagTCTTCTCATTTATATACAATGcatatacaaaataatgttgattatttatacaaaagaaaaagaaaatcatctatatattacataatCAATTTAAAAAGTGTAGATATAATGTATCAAAATGTTGATATTAGATATATagtattaaataatataagaagaaagaatttcaaatattcatttcctataataaaaagaaattattatataaaaagatatttCAATTATAATCCAAAAATTAATCCGAAAGgaaaaaagtatatatttctttttaagtataataaattgttttataaaatatcaGACAATAAGAAGAAGGATATAGATTTAATTGgtatgaaatataaatatacacCTGAGAGTATTATGATACCAAAATCAGATAAGGATAATTTCTTAAATAGTAAAGTAAGTAATAATAAGTTGAAATATGTACATACATCTATTAATCATTCTAAGGATTTACCTAATaaggaagaaaaaaatatggtATATTTTCCATCaatagataatataaaaaaagaagaaaacATTGATATAACATATGAAAATACgaaaaatgtatttttgTATAGCCAAGAGgttgataaaaatatacatatacatgtacataataataatgatattcATTTGAATAACAATTGTGAATATATGAAGTCAAATATTTTGGAAAAAAATCATTTTGATTTACTCACATCcaatatattaaataataatttaaagtatcaagaagaaaatgataataatcatttaagtaaaaataaattaaatcattcatataattctataaaatcattagatataaaaaatgatattaaattagaagaaaataataatgtgaCAAAGATTaaagaaatgaaaataaattataataaaacatgTAATGTACATgtacaaaaaaatgatatgtCAAAACAGAACGAAgataacaaaataaatatcgaaaagaaaaatatgttatctaataataaagaatacATAACAAATTCTATTAAATATGAACTTTCTAATAATTactataataataaaataaataatgaaaatgatagttatcataaaattaataatatacatagTTTAAATATAGACAATACATGCGATGATTATTCATCATTACATTTAcaaaaagataaaaaaaataatagaaTTAGATTAAATGgtaataaaaagaaaaaagaatatttctttaatttatatgagAGTAATTACAATCCATTTCATAGTAGGGATAAAATTACTAGTATGAACAAACTTAATAATTCTTATGATAATATTGTTAATACGTTATGTAGTAGTGTAGGAGGAGGTGAAAGTTTTCATTTatctaataataaaaattatatgttcAATAAGAACAAATCTAACAATATCATCAGAACATCAGAACATATAAATAGTTTTGGTCAAAGAAATAAGGATAAatcaaaaattataaatgaaaaaaattctaatgaaaatattaatgaaaatgatatgATACATAGTTTAAATATTCAAGAAAAAGCTTCTCAATATGAtcatacaaatatattagaaaataaaaattttgataatataaacaaattaagaaataaaagaaatatagcatataaaaagaaagatgatttattttttaataatgatacaaaaaaaaatattataacaaGTATGAGTGAACGTGACTATCTTAATGTAACATTTGAAGAAgcaaaaaaagaagataatttaataaataataaaacactacaaaataataattttaatagCAATTCAATACAAAAATGTGTTATAAGGAATATGAATGAagataatttatttttatataataataataataataataataaaatatcttccgatttaaatattgatagtaaattcttatattctaataatataatacaaaatgaatataatttagacaattataattttataaaaaaagaaggaaaatataattattctaATGTTAAACCTATTATGAATAcattaattaataataatataaataataaaagcaaagtatttataaaggaagaagatatattaggaaaaaataaaaaagaaaattttaagTTATGTgaatcaaataaaaattcttcttattttaaaaatgaaaatatgaataGTAATAAATTGTTGAATGTTGAACCTAATAAAGATTACAATATAAAAGcattatcatataatattaatagaaatataaatggaaataaattaaatgaatCGCAGAGATATGATTCAagttttataattaataatgaagagagtaattttattgataataaaaatatacatcAGAATGAAAATTGGGAATGTAATTACAAGGATGaattaaaaacaaattttGGAAATACAttaaagaataataatgaatatatgtctaattattatattaattctATTTTAAGTCActcatttaatatatatgaaaataaaagtatatatgAGGATGATTGTCTTCAAAATAGTTTATCTAGTAGTATAATGGACATGGATAAATTAGATGAGgttatacaaaaaatacGTACTTTCAAAACAATGAAtgaaagaaataataattatatatcttGTTTATATTgtgataaatatttatttaaattagATAATTATCATgaagattttttttttgtttgttcaaataaagaagaaataagaaaagaaaaatatacatGTTCTATTTGTAAACATAAATTAAGagtattaaataaatataaaaatgataatgtACAAAAGTACATACATATTAAGTCAAATGATACTATTCAAGAAAATTCAACAAATagaattataaaaaatatggataATAACATAAAGGTTAAAACAGATACAATGAATGATCTTTATATGGAAGAcgattatataaaacacTATAATGGACAcgataataattatattaattatattaattatagtaataataataattataatgatgattatagaaaatataaagaaaatcATAGTGATTATACaataaatgaagataaaattaatcaatcaaatatgttttatttaaataaagaCTTCCAAGATGGTTTTTCTTATAATGtagataaaaaaagaagTCTATATtcaagaaaaaaaaaattttgtgACCTTAAAGGATTGAATAATTTTGATACCAAAAATTTATATAGTGAATTCTGTAATGTACCTAAAGAATCTAATATAAGTAGTAGTTACACATCTtataaaagtaatataacaaatgaaaaaaatgaactAAGGAATAGTAAAAatggtaataataattatgcaaatgatatatataatatatgtaataataaatctaataatgatatgaacagaacatttaataatatacataaaaattataaatcatatagtgatgatgaaataaacaaaatgtataataaaaatgatgacATGATAAAAATTGATAAACGTTTTTCTTTAGATATGCGTTTGTTAAAATTACGAAGAAAAAATcatgaaaataatattattcaaaagGGACTATTAcacaacaataataataagaagaagaataataagaagaataataataagaagaaCAGCTTGTATCATAACAATAGTAGTAGTTTAATTATTGATGGAATGACTAATGTAAATAGAACAAATATGAATACTTatgaaaaggaaaaaagcatatataacataaatataaaacaaatcaacgaaaataaaaatataccATGTGAAagtaattttttaaatagAACAATTGAAAATACGCCaaaatgttataattatatgaattattatatatcagaagataaaagtaataataataataataataattttgagTATCAAATTGAAAAGaattatatgttaaatGAAGACAAATATAAAGGAATTGATAATGAACAAGTGACAAATTTTaatttagaaaatatacatttaaaagaaaaaaaaaatataaaagaaatgaGAACAtcaaataatgaaaattatcctttaataaatcaaaaacataatttattcaagtcattattaattaatggagataaaaatatgttaaatatttcaaatgATGAGAATAATTgctttaaaaaatattattcaacatatattaattga
- a CDS encoding hypothetical protein (conserved Plasmodium protein, unknown function) yields the protein MLVLMNLRKYLSRTHFQKCNFNTCSSNLLSNEKLNKIKEFRKITNLSIGICKNILNKNDYNIVNSINYIFQNFNTNYEKKDKKLTEGFYCFTQHENVIGLTELNCYNDLISENIHFKELLINLCNNLTLYYINKKDIQPEVDKNTQNVRKIQNDSFLHNKVIYNYIPLYYKSNNIINVDKKLENISDINIFKEIYFNRSLKQLINYTSFILNDFIFFRNYFLIYDMNKLLSNRKNIHIIKKYYYHKEVNIENFILCKGFSFTFLFIESNKNLDEFTELLLEKLSYLICINILIYKSKHCSKDPKIFNIHSCLENKLCNLYKNDINDDNNNLNKENIVPNEVYINDIMAEKIQSFQIINQCLNDSNNKNFKFHNTDNITFIELFNILENELQIKIFPKIIYSMINEDLVIL from the coding sequence ATGCTAGTTCTTATGAACTTACGTAAATACCTAAGTAGAACACATTTTCAAAAATGTAATTTTAATACTTGCTCTTCCAATCTGTTATCTAAcgaaaaattaaataagATTAAAGAATTTCGAAAGATAACTAATTTGTCAATCGGtatttgtaaaaatattttaaataagaacgattataatattgtaaatagtataaattatatttttcaaaattttaatacgaactatgaaaaaaaagataaaaaattgACAGAAGGTTTTTATTGCTTTACACAACATGAAAATGTCATAGGCTTAACTGAATTAAATTGTTATAATGATTTAATATCagaaaatatacattttaaagaattattaattaacttatgtaataatttaacgctatattatataaataaaaaggatataCAACCAGAAGTTGATAAAAATACTCAAAATGTTAGaaaaatacaaaatgaCTCTTTTTTGCATAATAAAGTgatttataattatatccctctatattataaatcaaataacattataaatgttgataaaaaattagaaaatataagtgacataaatatatttaaagaaatatattttaatagATCATTGAAAcaattaattaattatacctcttttattttaaatgactttatctttttcagaaattattttttgatatatgATATGAATAAACTTCTATCGAATAGGAAgaacatacatataattaaaaaatactATTATCATAAAGAAGTGAATATTGAAAATTTTATCTTGTGCAAAGGCTTCtcatttacatttttatttattgaatctaataaaaatttagaTGAATTTAcagaattattattagaaaaattatCCTATCTAATATgcataaatatattaatatataaatctaAGCATTGTTCAAAAGATCcaaaaatttttaatattcaTTCATGTCTAGAAAATAAGCTTtgtaatttatataaaaatgatataaatgatgataacaataatttaaataaagaaaatattgTGCCTAATGaagtatatattaatgatataatggcagaaaaaatacaatcattccaaataataaatcaatGTCTTAATgattcaaataataaaaacttCAAATTTCATAATACTGATAATATTACTTTTAtagaattatttaatatattagaaaaCGAATTGCAGATTAAAATTTTTCCTAAAATAATATACTCCATGATTAATGAAGATTTGGTTATCctataa